Within the Medicago truncatula cultivar Jemalong A17 chromosome 4, MtrunA17r5.0-ANR, whole genome shotgun sequence genome, the region AATAACCATAGACAGGCTACACCATAAAGCCAGCTGCAGAGGATCCGAATTTGAGGATGGATAGATGATGGAGGGAAAGAGAGGAATTGAGAGATATATGTATTGGAAAGTATTTGAGTCCATTCACATGGAGCTGCTTTTTTTTACATGAGTGCTCCAATTATAATGCCAAGATTTTGgagagaaatagaaaaaatgaaaactaaaatCTCCCAGGTACCTTTGCTGTTGTTTCTGCCCAATTTATAATTGACCTAGCCAAAGCATCCATAGGATCTATACATTTCTTAAGAAGAGGATCATTGTGAGGGAGAATCCCTAGCAAATCATCAGATGCCAGAATCACCACATTCACTCCCCTTACCAAAAGAACATGGATTGCAATTCTCAGCAAATTCCTTGCACCTTCTATGTCTTTTCTCTGCAAAGCATCCACAGCAGGAACTAGTATATGTTCCTCAGTCGCTTTGTCTAGCAACACTACTTCAAAACCCTGACTTTGAAGCTTTTCCTTGTAATAACAAACTACAAAGGATGAATCTGTAGTGAGCAGTCCAATCCGCACGGTACTTGTAGCATGAATTGGCTTCATCTTAGCATTCTTGAGTTCCATGGCAACACAGTCACCAACATGAAGAAAAGGTAGAGAACTATCCTTCGAAATCTCTTTGTGCCAAGCATGTGACAGATGACAAGGCAAGGCCAGACCGCGAGCTCCAGATTGCTGAAGAACGTTTATCTTGTGCCGCAAATTCTGAATCATCAGCTCCTGATTCAATTCGATGTGATCTATTCTGGTTCTCGTAGAAGGAAAAGAACCACGTAATGAAAGCGCCTTGCTTAACACAGGATCACTGCAGACAACAAAAGGTGGACATTCTTTACCGTTTCTTGAACTCCAACAAGCTAGCTTTTCCAAGAAAACAAGAGTTGATAGAACTGATACTCCTCCTATAACACCAATAGTATTTTGTTGGCTTAGTTTGATGCATGATGCGGAAGATATGTGACCTCTCATCAGGGAAGTACCATTGCCTGGTTCCTCGTAGTTTCCACTCTCATCAGTAAGAAAAACTGAAGATATACTTGAATTTGATGATCTTGTTCTGTATTGAGTCTGAGTTCTGTTTCTAAAGGCAACACCAAACAGAAATTGAGGATGATTCAGCGTCTGTATGGACATCAACATGCCTCTTTCTAGCATCTCTAGCAATCAGGTGTATATAAGATTCTTTTTCATGAATGATTCTTGAAAatctatatatattctttttttccaGCAACCTAGTAATCCCCACCAGTGGAAAGTTAACAGGTGCACATGAAAGTTTTGTTGTTGGTTCACTAAAATCCAGAACTGTTGATGGGGATTTGATGGGTTTGAGTGATATGCTTCCAATGAACCGTGAAGAAAGTAGTACACTAGCTGACATCAGTTTCTGTGCCAGATTCCCCACAACAGGATCTCTGACTAAAGAGCAATAAAAGTTCAAATAACCCCAAAGGATGCTAGATAGCAACAAACAAAACTGTGATACTAACCTATGAAACACTTGCACAGACACAACATTGACAATGACACAGACGCtgctaatcatttttttaaaaatggaagaaattgtATCGTGTTAGCATCGGATACCGACACATATTGTGTGTCATATGTCGGACATGTCTTCAATCTAATGTGTCATGCTTcatgataaatatatatatatatatatatatatatatatatatatatataatatttcattttacaaTAATGTGGCACCTAAGATGCAGAAAGGTATATAAGTAGCAAAGTGGTCCTCCAATACTGTCAAGACCTTACATAATTGTCATCTATGTTCTTTGGAGGGTTCCTGTCTAGCCTCATTAAGTTTACTGTGTATTAGTTATTAATTATTTGCTAAaagttatttattaattatctcTAAGGGTCAAGGAATTACCAATGTATATCTCTCAGAAGATGGTGAATGTGATATTATGGTCCATTGGTCCGTCCATAAAATTATTGTTAACTTTATTATTACCTTCGGCTACTTGTGATATGTGATGTCACTgtggtttgtttgtttgtctcaCTGAATTATTAGATACcattttgtttctttccttAGTTTTCTGTTTCATGTGCACTAGCCTATGAAATAACCtttgtttgtaaaaaattaaagaatggAAGGATTGTTTGTCTTGTGCTCAGTGGTTGTCCCCACTTGGCAttactatatatatttgttaactATCATCACTGATAAatcagaaatgatatttttacaatcACTTTctcacaactttttgacaactttctctctcatactcacattattctcTTACTCTccctcttcatttttctttctcaattgtttttgaccaatgaaaagagagaaaaaataagttgtctcatatggttgttcaaatagcattataaatatatgtgtttcactccaaaaaaaaaaaaaaaaaagtatgtgtgATTGAATAATAAACTAAATTGGTTCatttaagatttaaaaaaaattaaattatagtttttttttttgacaaattaaattATAGTTATAATAGTGATTTGTGAATCTTATTATATTGTTAGTGCTTCCAACGTACTTTACAATTGCAAATTGTTTTATTTGGAATgagtaattttaaattttacagTAAAAATgcttcaacaaaaaaagaaaaaagtgatgTTAGGAAGTTACACTTGAAGTCCTTTAAATTCATTTTGTGTCTCAGTTTAAGCTTAACCTTCAAATTATTGAGAGAAGTCACTTAAGCCAACCCACATGACTTTAAGGTTGGGAATTTGATTATTGTTTTGAATGATTCAATTCAATAATGTCTACTGCATGAAGCTTCTAGTTATAGGGTGAAGGAAAGGAACTATCCATCATGAGAAGGATGTGTACTAGGATTGTCTGGAATGAATTGACATCCAAATAAGTCATCGTGTCTATAATACACTGGGCACTGGAAATGTGTCATCATCTACCTGCAGACCATTGGATACACTCGGAATAATATAATTAGACACCCTCTCGAACAATATCTTGgatgagtagtgatatatgtacgATCATTTGggacaactttcattttctctcttcttattggtccaaaacaatggagagagaaaaaggaaaagagagaataagaatataatgtgagtatgagagagaaagttgttaaaaaattgtaataaagtggttgtacaaatatcatttctcatcttGGATTGGATCATTGGATACACTCAATAATACAATCCCACCCATCAATCAATCTTGTGTCATAACTCAATTTGATGAAACTAGCACACAAAAGACCTCAACTTGATAAAAAGAacttactattaaaaaaaaacagtttcaGGTTGATTAAATATTACTCATAGTTAATGTTCGAATCTCAAAGATGTCTGACAAATTTAGTTATTAATcatataagtttttttcttttaagaaattaaattatcCCACCTATATTAGCATTGGTGGACATAGAAGCAGGCATAATTGactaaaagaaaatgaaacaagacaaaacaacactgaaattaaactccctaaaaaaaacacttaaattaaggaaaaaagaaaagatttcatactttgaaatttgaatgacAGCATGCTCCAAATCAGCGTCATACTTGTTTAACAATCAGCTTCaatatttcttaaacaatattaaaaattgagatactaattttttttctaatttaatgGAGATAtatattgactccaagagtaagtgtaatTAAAGTTACTCCTACAATTAACTATTGATCTTGTTATTAATTAGTAGTTACGATTAATTACTAATTATTTACTCGTCGATATTTCTCTACACTATCTTGAAACCCATCACCAAAGCAGTGGCATATAGTaggaaaaaacatttttcaaatcGTCAAAAGAGCCTTTCAAAGAGGTTATTTCGACCAGACCCTCTATGATACTCTTATTGCTCTCATCCCCATGAGTGAACCTCCAAAACTTACTGAGACTTTAGACCGAATTGCCTTTGCAACATTGTTTATAAGATTACCACTAAGATTCTTGTCCTCCGCCTCATACCTATCTTAGATATTATTATTGGCCCCTACCAAAGTAGTTTTCTACCTCTAGATACAAACACAAAGAAGTGAATTAGAGATATGATCTCTCCTCAAACCACTTACAATGGTGTATTTAATGAGCCATTCAACACCAATTTTGCCTCCAATGGTGTGTTTAAAGTGTGTTGAATGAGGGAAGAGAAGAGAGGGAAGGTGAACCGATTCAACACCATTTAACTCTGCCAGGCTGGACACGTGGCGACGCGAAATTGGCCCAAAACGGGCGCGTGCGTTACACGCGCAGACAAGGCGCGTGGGCTGTCAGACGTGCGGAGAGAGAATGGTTTTTTGGATAGATAATGACACGTGGCGCGTTTTAATTGGTTGTCCGGATTCttatcattttcataatttaacctcaattatttcgttgtaaattaatttttttaaaaaaaaaaattataccaaaattcatgatttttttttctctataaatagagacttggttcatttgatttggacacagaaaaaaaaaccaagtttttcactatcttcttcttattattatctttctattagcaaactaagtgaagttttaatcttatttttagtgaaatggatcccaataataaccatttcaacaaccaaaattattctaattacCCATTTAACTacgaaaatcccaacaattatccaaatccaaatcaatttttcaaccaaCGTCCTCAAAACATACCTAATTTTGGTTTTCCACCAAATTTCAACCAGTCATCCTCTGTTCCAAAATTTCATCCATATTATGGATCTATGATGAGAtatccatctcaaacacccccgtttaatggttatatgccaATGGGGAATGAAAATTTTCCTAGTGTTGATGCAACCCAATATCCtgaattttcaacacaaataactcCTGGTGGCATGGCAGTTGCTGATGAAGTCACTCCAGAAGATTCAACTCCTAAGAGCAAGAGAAGTAAGGAACCAACATGGAACACTCAACAAAATTTGGTTCTAATTAGTGCATGGATTAAATATGGAACAAGTAGTGTTGTCGGGAGAAACCAGAGAGGAGAAACATATTGGGGTAAAATTGCTGAGTATTGTAATGAGTATTGCTCATTCGATTCTCCCCGCGATCTAGTTGCCTGCCGAAactgttttaattatatgagcaaaataataaataaatggattggTGCTTATGAAAGCGCTAAGCGTATGCAAGGAAGCGGTTGGtcggaagatgatgttttgACAAAAGCGCAGGAATTATTTGCAGGTGGGAAGAATATTCAATTTACTTTGAATGAAGAATGGCACGCTCTCCGTAATCAACCACGTTATGGTAGTCTGATGGGAGGAAATGTTGGGTCAGGAAGTAGTGGATCTAGGAGATCTCACGAGGACTCTGTAGGATCTAGTGCTCGTCCAATGGGTAGGGAGGcagctaaaaaaaaaggtaaaatgaaAAGCAAGGGCGAGACATTGGAGAAGGTGGAAAAGGAATGGGTTCAattcaaagaattaaaagagcaagagattgaacaattgaaagagtTAACTTTGGTGAAACAACAGAAAAACAAGTTGCTGCAAGAAAAGACTCaagctaaaaaaatgaaaatgtatctaAAGTTAAGGGACGAAGAGCATGTCGATGACCGGAAGAAGGAGCTGTTGGAGAAGTTGGAGCGTGAgctgtttgaaaattaattttaatcaaatatttgtttgtattcagTCAACattatcagtgttgtctagtcccgactgtttgctttaatatttgtcagtgttgtctagtccgtagtgtttgctttaataattatcagagtttTATCTAGTCctcactgtttgctttaataattatcagagtttTGTCTAGTCCTCactatttgctttaataattatcagagtgttgtctagtccccaatgtttactttaataattgtcagtgttgtctagtccccgtgacttatttgctttaataattatgtcCACTGTGTGCCCATTATTTCACCTACTATAACTTATTTCAAATCCGTCAGTGTCCACCACacaatgtacttatatatagggactcaTATCTACTTTCAATTTCACAAGTCTCATTAAAATCTACTTCCaatttcacaaatctcattcatatctactttcaatttcacaaatctcattcatatctTCTTCCAAAAAACCTATCAATGGATCCTTTTGATTTGGAAGCCTACTTCCAAAAACGTGATGCTGAAGACACGTATATGGTCAACCGATTTATTCAGCGTCGAAAACAAATAGAGGAAGGTAGTGGATCTCGtagtagaaaatatttaaatagagATCATGCAGGGGCAAACCAAAGACTCATTGCCGACTACTTTGCCAATGAGCCTACATATGACGATGCAATGTTTCGTCGTCGGTACCGGATGCAAAAACATGTCTTCCTTCGAATCGTTGGAGACCTTTCAAGTAGTGATAACTACTTCACCCAGCGAGTTGATGCCGCCAACAAAGAAGGTATATCACCGTTAGCAAAATGTACCACAGCAATGCGAATGTTAGCATATGGTGTGGCAGCAGATGCGGTAgatgaatacatcaaaataggaggTACTACAGCATTGGAGTGCTTACGTAGATTCTGTAAAGGAATCATACGACTGTATGAGCAAGTGTATCTGAGAGCACCAACCCAAGATGACCTTCAAAGAATACTACATGTTAGTGAAATGCGGGGGTTCCCAGGGATGATCGGGAGTATTGACTGCATGCACTGGGAGtggaaaaattgtcctaaagcaTGGGAAGGTCAATTCACCAGGGGGGATAAGGGAACCACCACAGTTATTCTTGAAGCAGTTGCCTCTCATGATCTATGGATCTGGCATGCCTTTTTTGGATGTCCGGGAACGTTGAACGATATAAACGTTCTAGACCGGTCACCAGTGTTCGATGATGTGGAACAGGGAAAGACTCCAAGGGTGAATTACTTTGTGAATCAACGTCCCTATAATATGACATACTATCTAGCTGATGGTATCTACCCTTCTTACCCAACTTTCGTCAAATCAATTAGGCTTCCTTAAAGTGAACCCGataagttatttgcaaaacatcaagaGAGCTGTCGGAAGGACATCGAACGTGCTTTTGGAgtgcttcaagctcgatttaaaatcatcCGTGAACCAGCTCGCTTGTGGGACATAGCTGATTTGGGTATAATCATgaggtcatgcatcatattacataatatgattgttgaggatgaacgagatacatatgctcaacgttggaccgattttgagcaatctgagggaagtggatctagtacacagcaaccatactcgaccgaggtgttacccacttttgcaaatcatgtgcgtgctagatccgagttgcgtgatccaaatgttcatcacgaattgtaagcagatctagtgaagcacatatggacaaagtttggaatgtttcatgattgaagatgatttgtatcgtactaaataaattacttgtgtgttgtgtgcttgtttgttgtcttgcattttaagctatttgtgtgttgcgtgcttagtttgttgtattgcattttaagttaagaaaatataaataaattatttaaataaattttgtttttacaaacaaaaaaaaaattaagtgtatctttattttaatttaattataatcgataattttaattttatgtaattataaaaacaaaaatataaaattaaataaagaataagaaataaaaggtggtggggtagggtgttgaatgaaaaaaccattggagaggtaaaaattgaatgggtgttgaattaagagagagaaaatgatgtggagtgttgggaattgaaaaagtgggtgttgaatgGTATTATTGTGTTGAACCATTGTACATGGTCTCAGTTGTAGGtcaaatttgaacaaaattagGTAAACAAATAACAATATGTTGCTTTGTTGTACtatgtacttttttttctttggtttgaTTGTGGTTTGTTTTACATTGTATTTCTCTTGTTGTTGCTTCATATATTTGGTCATTGATTATCATTGGTATTTTTGTTTCATGCATAAGTTTATTCATTTACaataaggactaaaatggaTTTCCGCTCTAGATATTATAACATCTttcacaaaaaagaagaaaaaattatcataattcAAATTAGACAAGCGTGATAATGCAAATTAAATCACATTAATCTGTCCACAATTCCTACCTAACTGAATGTTGAAATTACTAGGTTGGACATTTTAACTAGGGTTTGAATCTCGACTCCTATTAAGTGTGAGGTTTTAAAGATACAGTCATCTTGTCTaactaccaacaaaaaaaatacactctAATTTAGTGATTGTGCGATCAATTAAATGTTAGTAATAAAACGATAAGAATTAAAACTCGAGTAAGTATTTTTTGATGGTAAAATAAACTTCATTAATCAAATGGCAGAATAGCAATAATACTATCAAAAGATTCATGCATTGTGATATTTCTCATCCATATTTTGAGATCACTACTATTGCTAAAGACACTTCCGATGAGACTAGTGATAAAGATAGTCAAATACTAGCTAGAGATACATATAGGCCTTTTAAAAGACAATAAATCGTTAACAAGCCAAATCCAAATTGTAAAAACTAGACTAAACTCTTGAACATATGGTCAAAGATCGATAATAATTCGAGATccataatatttaatttcataagaaaattttaaaatcatgttaaaattttattttgccaTTCGTGTGTCCCAAAATGTTTTTGATTCGGGACTGTGAATtaatctctaacaaaaaaattaagaaaaataatatttgtagaaccatttttgtacaacattctcttttatattcatatttctttttattctctctcttcctttttctctctctattgtttttaactgataaaaaaagaacaattatcaagagttgttcaaatatcattactcaaaATAGTTTAATGCTCTCTCTACCAAAAATAATTGTCTTAGTGATAACTTGTTAAACCCTTTTGTTGTCTCGTTCTAGAATCTGTTGCTTACTTCTTTCACCATTTCAGATTTCGACATGGCGGCTTTCTTAAGGAGAGTTGCAAGGTCCACTCCGATCGGATTCGGCGCCCATTCCAAATCCTCCCGTTCCAATTTCCACCTACCCTTCACTGCTATCGCCGCCATTTCCGGCGGATTCTCTTACCTTTACTACTCTTCCTCTCCTAATCTGGTAAATGCTCACTTTTTTGTCATTTACATGAATCTGATGAACTTGTTAATCAAATTtgtgctgtttttttttgtaggttCACTCAGATCAAATTGGAGATGAGgatattaaaactaaaaatatcgGTGAGTTTCAATGGATTTATGGATTGTTCTTGCAAAGACATTTCTGTCcgtataaatataaattgtcGGTTTTATAGCttgcatttatatttttgacgaagaaattttgcattttttgttttcagcaCTGATTCCTGATAAATGGGTTGAATTTAAGCTGCAAGACACTGCTAGGGTCAGTCATGATACCCACTTATACAGGTATATATCCTTTCCTTTTGGACAAACCATGAATTTGGATGTATCTTACATACTTGACCATGTCTTGTAAATCTAATAATTTGTGTCTCTCTATTCAAGTGATggtgtttttattaaatttgttaaCTCGTTTTTTCAACAAATTGTTAATGTGATATTATTCAAACGGAATGAATTGCGGGTTTGTATTAATTCCATCCCTTCTTAAAATCCAAGCTACATGCTTTGGAGGATTCTTCAATCTTAACAATAGAAGTACTCAATTGTGTGACCTCCTAGTCACTTGGAAACAACTCTAACTGTTGCACTATGAGTCCCTCTCGATAATCAATACCCAGTTTTCCATTTGGTGCCTTTTGGAGCTATAGTGACGCTTTAGTAAGCATAATCTTAGTTAAGCTATGTTTCAGCCCCTCATAACATTGCGATGCAATATTTCACATTATCAGTCAAATGATACTCCACATTTATAATCATCATCAGCCAAATGGTACTCCACATAGAAATTATAATCATCACATAGCATGCCACATATGCACTTCACTGTCTTAGAAATGTAGAACTAACGAAGAGTCCTTTTGGAAAAGatcttttttatgaaatactagtttgtaaaattttaaaaatggggGACCGAATgataatatttctatattttgAAGGACCACAAATATGTTCAATCTCCCAAAATACTTTTAGTTCCTAACAAGAGTCGTCGTATATCATTTAAACAATGTTAGACATGAGCTTCCATGAGAGAAGCAGGTAAGCTAAACATATAATCTTAATTTCATGAAGACTCCTTAATTTGCTTCTAAACATCTTTTTGTATTAATTAATGCTTAATAATAATGGGGAGATTGAATGAGATGTGAACTGTGTGATCCAAGCAGGGTGGATGAAATGGAAAAATGTTAAGATATGATTTGTGATTAAAATATACCATTCAAgtctaaaagaaaattttaccaCATAGATATAAGACTTGCAAAGTTTCATGGGACCGAAGAAGAACTAAAGTGATTGTAAGCTCAAGACATGGTAGGATTAGGAATCGAATCGTTGAAAAGAAAGTTGGGGTAGCTCCTACAGTAGCAAAAATTATTGtcttaggtggtttgggcatcTGTGGAGAAGACCCGCAGAAACATTGATAAGATTTGTAGACAATATGGACACAATTAGAGATAGAGGGAGACCAAAACGGATCCTCTGCAGATGTTTTATGGTGCAGCCtgatgcaaagttgtttaattaagagagaaaaattatcTTTTACCCTGATGCAGTGGCCTTTGTTAAAAGATCGCTTGTCCGGGGAATTGAAATGCTTATCATAGTATGTGCTACACATATTCATTATTATATAGCTAACTGAacactatttttaatttcatgtgcGAAAATGCCTTAACAAGATTCATTTTGTATTTGTATAATTGTATTTCCAACTCTGTAACTGTATGTTTATACCCCAGGTTTTCGTTTGATCCCACTAAAAAGTTGGGTCTGGATGTTGCTTCTTGCATTCTTACAAGGTGTGTGATAGATTGTTCATAGTTCATATTGTTTTGCTAttggtgtgtgtgtgtttcaCTACTACTTAGACTAAAAGTTTCTATACAATTGCAGGGCTCCATTCGGACAAGATGCTgaagaaaaaccaaaatatgTCATTCGTCCGTAAGTTTCCTGTTGAGACAATGAGTGTACTGTATCTTCAGATCTTCTTTTATTCTGGCACCTGATCCTGATACTTTAGGGCTGTATTCAGTCtaaaaatcttcattttttaattttaagtttttgaatTTGTCGGCGTTGTTGGTGCTGATTGTTTTTAGGAACAAGggaaaatcaaatgaaaaatagaaTTTAAGTTTTTGAATTTGTCGGCGTTGTTGGTGCTGAATGTTTTTAGGAACAAGggaaaatcaaatgaaaaatagagagaaagaatCAAAAGAATAgatatttattattgaaaacTGAACAGAAAATGGATTTAATTCACCCCAAGGGTTTTCCCACGAAGAATTTATCCTTTCACGaccatcaaaatcaaatgtACGCAATGATTCCCTCCATCCTTTATTTATCTAGCTAATTTTCTCTTTACTAACTGCTTCTAAGAAATGTCTATGGAAATCATTATTTCTAGGTGCTACTTTGTCCACTTATGTTGTTCTTAGAAATTTGTTTTGCGGTAAATTAAATCAAAGCTCAACATTTAGTGGTCTATCATAATACCGATGAAAGGTTTAGCTTATGCCTCTGCGGACAAGATTTAACGGTCCAATGTAATTAACTTCCATACAAAGAGGTATTGGATTGGTTGGGAACTTTCCCTTAAAcctacaattttaaaattttatgatgACATCATGGTGTTATTTTGGATGTAGTATTGTGTAGTAAAAGtattattttaacaattatAAGTATACCTAGCATTGTAAAATCACTTGAAAAAGTGATACTCTCAAAATTACATTCTAGTTCTATCAAATGTAATAACTATGTTGGTCTAGATACTTCTGAAGTAGAAGATTGGTAAATCCTGGGAATTGCTTTAATACAAAACTTCCTCTTGATGCATCATAAAAGCTATGTAATATACCATGTGTATTTGGCTAAGTCTATGCATACAACTGAAGGATTTGATattaatatgattaattatgatAACTGTTGTTGGAGGCAGAGGGTGTGATCCTGGGAAGGTCAGTTTAGAAACCTTGAGAAGTTGTAATGAAAAAAGATAGAAAGAATCAGCAGAATATAATTGTATTATTGAAAACTGAACAGAAATGGTGAATATACTTTTCTCTTATGGTTTTCCCTCCACAAAGGATTATCATTTCATAGCAACTATCAGATGTACAAAAAGAATCCATCGTTctcccattttttttattttatatcgcTCATAACCAGACCAACTCCCATAACTAATCTGAAATATTTCAAC harbors:
- the LOC112420943 gene encoding glutathione S-transferase T3; this translates as MGNENFPSVDATQYPEFSTQITPGGMAVADEVTPEDSTPKSKRSKEPTWNTQQNLVLISAWIKYGTSSVVGRNQRGETYWGKIAEYCNEYCSFDSPRDLVACRNCFNYMSKIINKWIGAYESAKRMQGSGWSEDDVLTKAQELFAGGKNIQFTLNEEWHALRNQPRYGSLMGGNVGSGSSGSRRSHEDSVGSSARPMGREAAKKKGKMKSKGETLEKVEKEWVQFKELKEQEIEQLKELTLVKQQKNKLLQEKTQAKKMKMYLKLRDEEHVDDRKKELLEKLERELFEN
- the LOC11440655 gene encoding broad specificity amino-acid racemase RacX — translated: MLERGMLMSIQTLNHPQFLFGVAFRNRTQTQYRTRSSNSSISSVFLTDESGNYEEPGNGTSLMRGHISSASCIKLSQQNTIGVIGGVSVLSTLVFLEKLACWSSRNGKECPPFVVCSDPVLSKALSLRGSFPSTRTRIDHIELNQELMIQNLRHKINVLQQSGARGLALPCHLSHAWHKEISKDSSLPFLHVGDCVAMELKNAKMKPIHATSTVRIGLLTTDSSFVVCYYKEKLQSQGFEVVLLDKATEEHILVPAVDALQRKDIEGARNLLRIAIHVLLVRGVNVVILASDDLLGILPHNDPLLKKCIDPMDALARSIINWAETTAKVPGRF
- the LOC112420944 gene encoding uncharacterized protein, whose protein sequence is MDPFDLEAYFQKRDAEDTYMVNRFIQRRKQIEEGSGSRSRKYLNRDHAGANQRLIADYFANEPTYDDAMFRRRYRMQKHVFLRIVGDLSSSDNYFTQRVDAANKEGISPLAKCTTAMRMLAYGVAADAVDEYIKIGGTTALECLRRFCKGIIRLYEQVYLRAPTQDDLQRILHVSEMRGFPGMIGSIDCMHWEWKNCPKAWEGQFTRGDKGTTTVILEAVASHDLWIWHAFFGCPGTLNDINVLDRSPVFDDVEQGKTPRVNYFVNQRPYNMTYYLADGIYPSYPTFVKSIRLP